A portion of the uncultured Bacteroides sp. genome contains these proteins:
- a CDS encoding helix-turn-helix transcriptional regulator, whose protein sequence is MQINKALILIGIISVTTIFFSCTHSGSKVDKTMDYVANIIEQRPDSALTLLDSLVYPANLSKSQYNRFMLLLLQAKDKSYKDITSDTAIWGVKNYYFKKKDFSNAAMAAYYCGRVSTEQKRYERALFHYLEAEKYASSIENTNLKGLIQSGIGYVLSNQFLDNEAMPRFHKAAVYFHKANNVKNEAIVHLSVGRIFLVKEQVDSAFHYEMIALKMADALKDSMLISSVKQNISLLYQERKNYSLAKKFTLDALPYAKGNDQSKIYLNLAQFYNIENKPDSAKWFIQQSIKALKDTTDNYVMAGIYKTLSEIDESELDYEEALDNHKKYADYVASIIDGNENSALIDIQKKYQFEQLKNENISLALEKQKTLFYSSLGMIALLIGTFFYYRKYTQSKRHELEAEQKIDHLINMAKSFNTKETTFRNVLLHQFDILKKTASLESYSKQQDDGNRSKQLVRKFNEIVYGQDSLNWDRLYEVMNDLHNGFFERLRDKFPDLNEDEFRICCLTYAKFDSMEISIIMGLSVNTIQMKRSSIRKKLGIPTMGNIPNFIDNISPSF, encoded by the coding sequence ATGCAGATAAATAAAGCACTAATACTAATTGGTATTATTTCAGTAACTACGATATTCTTTTCGTGCACACATTCCGGCTCCAAGGTTGATAAAACAATGGATTATGTGGCGAATATTATAGAACAGCGTCCCGATAGTGCTTTAACCCTGCTCGATTCTCTTGTTTACCCTGCCAACCTTAGTAAAAGTCAATACAATAGATTTATGTTGCTTCTATTACAGGCTAAAGATAAAAGTTACAAAGATATAACTTCAGACACAGCTATCTGGGGTGTGAAGAACTACTACTTCAAAAAGAAGGACTTCTCCAATGCAGCAATGGCAGCATACTATTGCGGTCGTGTTAGTACAGAACAGAAACGCTACGAACGTGCTTTGTTCCATTATTTAGAAGCAGAAAAGTATGCCTCAAGCATCGAAAACACAAATTTGAAAGGACTTATTCAAAGTGGAATCGGCTATGTATTGTCAAATCAATTCTTGGATAACGAGGCAATGCCCCGATTTCATAAAGCGGCAGTTTATTTTCATAAAGCGAACAATGTAAAAAATGAAGCAATCGTTCATCTATCAGTGGGGAGAATTTTTTTAGTAAAAGAACAAGTTGATAGTGCTTTTCATTATGAGATGATAGCATTGAAAATGGCTGATGCCCTTAAAGATAGTATGCTAATATCAAGCGTTAAGCAGAATATAAGTCTCCTATATCAGGAACGGAAGAATTATAGCTTGGCTAAAAAGTTTACGCTCGACGCTTTACCCTATGCTAAAGGGAATGATCAATCAAAAATTTATTTAAACCTAGCCCAATTTTATAATATTGAAAATAAACCGGATTCCGCAAAGTGGTTTATACAACAATCAATAAAAGCGTTAAAAGATACTACAGATAACTATGTGATGGCGGGTATTTATAAAACTTTATCAGAAATTGATGAAAGTGAACTAGATTATGAAGAAGCATTAGATAATCATAAAAAATATGCTGATTACGTTGCATCTATAATTGACGGAAACGAGAATAGTGCTCTTATAGACATACAGAAAAAATACCAATTCGAGCAATTGAAGAATGAGAATATTTCTCTTGCTCTAGAAAAACAAAAAACACTATTTTATTCTTCTCTTGGAATGATCGCCCTTCTAATAGGAACTTTCTTCTATTACCGAAAATACACCCAGAGCAAGAGACATGAACTGGAAGCCGAGCAAAAAATAGATCACCTTATTAACATGGCCAAAAGTTTCAATACGAAAGAAACTACTTTTCGAAATGTATTGTTACATCAGTTCGACATATTAAAAAAAACGGCTTCTTTAGAGAGTTACAGTAAGCAACAAGATGACGGCAATCGAAGCAAACAACTGGTTCGCAAATTCAACGAAATCGTTTATGGACAGGATTCTCTTAATTGGGATAGATTATATGAGGTAATGAATGATCTGCACAATGGTTTTTTTGAACGTTTAAGAGATAAATTCCCTGATTTGAATGAAGATGAGTTTCGTATTTGTTGCCTTACCTATGCCAAATTCGACAGCATGGAAATTTCTATTATCATGGGATTGAGCGTTAACACGATTCAAATGAAACGTTCATCCATTCGTAAGAAGTTGGGAATTCCTACTATGGGAAATATTCCTAACTTCATAGACAATATTTCTCCATCTTTTTAA
- a CDS encoding glycoside hydrolase family 3 N-terminal domain-containing protein has protein sequence MKRIIVMMALAWAISGYAQKLGVNTIDEVINAMTLEEKAHLLVGASNEGFSGEGATIGKTWNLVPGAAGTTVPNERLGIPATVLADGPAGLRINPTRPDDSSTYYCTGFPVATMLASTWNPTLVESVGKAMGNEVLEYGCDVLLAPGMNIHRNPLCGRNFEYYSEDPFVAGKIAAAMVNGVQSNGVGTSIKHFAGNNQETLRTRNDARITQRALREIYLKPFEITVKESHPWTVMSSYNKINGTYTQEDYNLLTTILRDEWGFKGIVMTDWTWMRNTAAQVHAGNDLMMPGNKEQVADILDKVKKGTLKESDVNICVKRILEYILQTPRFKGYKYSNKPDLKAHASITRNSAAEGMVLLKNDNETLPLQADLKNIALFGVTSYSFIAGGTGSGDVNKAYVIDLQQGLENAGFGIQEKTKNVYEKFLAYEKEQLEEINIERGWYLGPLRPREPEMDNAFIKSRAKDSNVAIITIGRNSGEGNDRGIKDNFELSQTERDLLTNVTREFHAQGKKVVVILNIGGVIETTSWKHLPDAILLAWQAGQEAGNSVADVLKGTSNPSGKLPMTFPMDYTDHPSSRNFPAGFVSNWDDEQNATLLNKKDIGWTNYEEDIWVGYRYFKTYNKEVSYPFGYGLSYTTFQYSDAKVKTAPGSIKVSVKVTNTGKVAGKEVAELYVTAPTGEIKKPICELKGFAKTQLLEPGASEVLVMEVKSEDLASFNEAQSAWITDDGHYKVLLGASANDIRQSASFTISKPQVRKVHNVLKLQETMNRMK, from the coding sequence ATGAAACGAATAATTGTAATGATGGCACTAGCTTGGGCAATCTCAGGCTATGCGCAAAAGTTAGGCGTGAACACAATCGATGAAGTGATTAATGCCATGACCCTAGAAGAAAAAGCACACCTCTTGGTTGGTGCTTCCAATGAGGGCTTTTCAGGAGAAGGTGCAACCATTGGTAAGACGTGGAACCTTGTTCCGGGCGCCGCAGGAACCACTGTTCCAAACGAACGTTTAGGCATTCCCGCTACCGTACTAGCCGATGGCCCTGCAGGATTACGCATCAATCCAACCCGTCCGGATGATTCGAGCACCTATTATTGCACTGGTTTCCCTGTCGCCACTATGCTGGCATCTACCTGGAATCCAACACTAGTAGAAAGTGTAGGTAAAGCTATGGGCAATGAAGTACTCGAATACGGTTGTGATGTGCTACTTGCGCCAGGCATGAATATTCACCGTAACCCACTCTGCGGACGTAACTTTGAGTATTACTCCGAAGACCCGTTTGTTGCCGGAAAGATAGCAGCCGCAATGGTCAATGGTGTACAAAGCAATGGAGTGGGCACAAGTATCAAGCACTTTGCCGGGAATAACCAAGAGACTCTTCGCACCCGCAATGATGCCCGTATTACCCAACGCGCACTGCGTGAAATCTACCTGAAACCGTTTGAAATTACGGTCAAAGAATCACACCCATGGACGGTCATGTCATCCTACAACAAGATCAACGGCACTTACACGCAAGAAGATTACAATCTGTTAACAACCATTCTACGTGATGAATGGGGCTTTAAGGGCATTGTTATGACCGACTGGACTTGGATGCGCAATACGGCTGCACAGGTTCATGCCGGCAATGACCTGATGATGCCCGGCAACAAAGAACAAGTTGCAGATATCTTAGATAAAGTAAAAAAGGGAACACTGAAAGAATCTGATGTGAATATCTGTGTAAAACGGATACTCGAATACATCCTGCAAACACCTCGCTTCAAAGGATATAAATACAGCAATAAACCTGATTTGAAAGCTCACGCAAGCATTACCCGAAACTCGGCTGCCGAGGGTATGGTCTTGCTAAAGAATGATAATGAGACCCTTCCTTTGCAAGCTGACTTAAAAAACATTGCCCTCTTTGGCGTCACTTCCTACTCCTTCATTGCAGGAGGGACAGGCTCCGGTGATGTGAATAAGGCGTATGTGATCGATTTGCAACAAGGATTGGAGAATGCAGGCTTTGGCATCCAAGAAAAAACGAAGAACGTCTATGAGAAATTCTTGGCTTACGAAAAGGAGCAACTGGAAGAGATTAATATCGAACGAGGCTGGTATCTTGGTCCGCTTCGTCCCAGAGAACCTGAAATGGACAACGCTTTCATCAAATCGCGAGCAAAAGATTCAAATGTCGCTATCATTACCATTGGGCGCAATTCGGGGGAAGGTAACGACCGAGGTATCAAAGATAACTTCGAACTAAGTCAGACTGAGCGTGACTTGCTCACCAACGTTACCCGCGAGTTTCACGCACAGGGGAAAAAGGTCGTAGTCATTCTCAACATTGGAGGAGTCATTGAAACAACTTCTTGGAAGCACCTCCCCGATGCCATCCTATTGGCTTGGCAAGCAGGGCAAGAAGCAGGGAATAGTGTTGCCGATGTGTTGAAAGGAACAAGTAACCCGTCGGGCAAACTACCCATGACCTTCCCTATGGATTATACCGACCATCCCTCTTCGCGTAATTTCCCCGCAGGCTTCGTTTCAAATTGGGACGATGAACAAAATGCCACCTTACTCAACAAGAAAGACATTGGCTGGACCAATTATGAAGAAGATATTTGGGTTGGCTATCGCTACTTCAAAACCTATAACAAGGAAGTTTCTTACCCCTTTGGATATGGCCTCTCTTACACCACCTTCCAATATAGCGATGCTAAAGTGAAGACAGCGCCAGGCAGCATTAAAGTCTCTGTTAAAGTAACAAATACAGGGAAGGTAGCCGGCAAAGAAGTTGCAGAGCTCTATGTAACAGCTCCCACAGGAGAAATAAAGAAGCCGATCTGCGAACTAAAAGGATTCGCCAAAACTCAATTGCTGGAGCCGGGAGCTTCAGAAGTCCTCGTGATGGAGGTTAAGAGTGAAGATTTGGCCTCTTTCAATGAGGCACAATCTGCATGGATAACGGATGACGGGCACTATAAAGTACTACTAGGTGCCTCCGCAAACGATATTCGTCAATCTGCATCCTTTACCATCAGCAAACCGCAAGTACGTAAAGTGCATAATGTTTTGAAGCTACAAGAAACGATGAATAGAATGAAATAA
- a CDS encoding TonB-dependent receptor, translating into MKKVSKRILSIIVLLALFSAVAVANNIKGIIRDKSSKEPLTGATVQVLGTSIGVIADMDGNYNLNGLKNGTYTIQIKYVSYKTIEVKSVKVSGNAPIILDIEMESESQVLGDVTVVARKNLEGEKALLQERQKATLAIENLGSKEMSLKGVSNVADGVKKITGVSLASAGQLIVRGLGDRYSTTTLNGLPIASPNPDNKLIPLDIFPTSTVRNITVSKVYEAGAFADYSGAHVDIGTRENTGEDFFSISLNVGGKVNTLFKDFYASDRKGSMFSTNNLDKSILNMNKSELEDNYLKKNDPFGTSFSISKNTSLPVIGGSLGLGKSWNINDHRLSLLASVGMNNDSQILKDGYVTTLTAQGTHLDEFKYDSYTSELKLAGLLSLGYTFRKADRINYTLFYARNAVDDYMRREGYDAEKTNLIGSNSVFHAYSLLNNQLLGHHEFGKQWDLNWSTSYGKTGSDEPDRRQVMFRKGDDGALSLFKLNKQETMRYFGELDETEVVGDLRINYKFGENNKIRFGGTYKDKSRDFTSARFYYNLNAIDPVITNIYDTDSYLNQENLSNGNISITRDFQPKYTYYAGSEIGAAFVEAEYHPMSSLLVSFGLRYEQSKQWVRYWDDASSEKRSELNTGDLFPALNMKYSFDDANSLRFSASKTVTRPSFIEMAPFLYKESYGSAEIRGNADLKNGYNYNVDLRYEFFPKNANNMFSITAYYKYLDSPIERVQESSGGSAVHSFRNADSGMAAGLEIEIRKELFKDFRIGVNGSYMYTDVELPKGEGIYTDSQRALQGASPYLINADMSYTPSFSETRRMSLALMYNVQGPRIHSVGIFNLGNVEQQALHTMDFVSNYEFNNHFSAKVQLKDLLNSTVRFKQDVPNTGEVIEVESFKPGMSAEIGVTYKF; encoded by the coding sequence ATGAAAAAAGTATCAAAAAGAATTTTATCAATCATTGTGTTACTAGCCCTTTTCTCGGCAGTAGCAGTAGCCAACAACATTAAAGGAATCATCAGAGACAAAAGCTCTAAAGAGCCGCTCACCGGAGCAACTGTACAAGTTCTCGGTACCAGCATCGGGGTAATAGCCGATATGGACGGTAATTACAACCTCAATGGATTGAAAAATGGAACATACACCATTCAAATCAAGTATGTGTCGTACAAAACCATCGAAGTAAAAAGCGTGAAAGTGTCCGGTAATGCACCTATCATTCTTGATATTGAAATGGAATCCGAAAGTCAGGTACTTGGCGATGTCACAGTGGTGGCACGCAAAAATCTGGAAGGCGAAAAAGCATTGTTGCAAGAGCGACAAAAAGCAACTCTCGCCATTGAAAATTTAGGTTCAAAAGAGATGAGTCTGAAAGGAGTATCCAATGTAGCAGACGGTGTAAAGAAAATCACCGGTGTGTCTTTGGCCAGTGCCGGACAACTGATTGTTCGCGGACTTGGCGACCGTTATAGCACAACGACTCTCAATGGATTGCCTATTGCCTCTCCGAACCCCGATAACAAATTAATCCCACTGGACATCTTTCCTACTTCTACGGTGAGGAACATTACCGTCAGTAAGGTATATGAAGCAGGAGCCTTTGCCGATTATTCAGGAGCGCATGTTGACATAGGTACACGTGAAAATACCGGTGAAGATTTCTTTTCCATCTCCCTCAATGTAGGTGGAAAAGTGAATACTCTCTTTAAAGACTTTTACGCTAGTGACCGTAAAGGATCAATGTTTAGCACCAATAACCTCGACAAGAGCATCCTTAACATGAATAAGAGTGAACTTGAAGACAACTATTTGAAGAAGAACGATCCATTTGGAACTTCTTTCTCTATTTCAAAAAACACCTCCTTGCCCGTAATAGGCGGTTCACTCGGTTTGGGTAAAAGTTGGAACATCAATGATCATCGCCTCAGCCTACTAGCATCAGTGGGGATGAATAATGACAGCCAAATACTAAAAGATGGGTATGTGACCACCCTCACAGCGCAAGGCACTCACTTAGACGAATTTAAGTATGACAGTTATACTTCCGAACTTAAATTAGCCGGATTACTAAGCCTAGGATACACTTTCCGCAAGGCGGACAGAATTAACTATACCCTGTTTTATGCCCGCAATGCCGTAGACGACTACATGCGCCGCGAAGGATATGATGCAGAGAAGACGAATCTAATAGGCAGCAACAGCGTATTTCACGCTTACAGCTTGCTCAACAACCAATTATTGGGTCATCATGAATTTGGTAAGCAATGGGATTTAAATTGGAGTACTTCTTACGGAAAAACCGGAAGTGACGAACCTGACCGTCGCCAAGTAATGTTCCGCAAAGGTGACGATGGAGCCTTAAGCCTTTTCAAGCTTAATAAACAAGAAACAATGCGTTACTTCGGTGAATTGGACGAAACGGAAGTTGTGGGCGACCTCCGCATAAATTATAAATTCGGAGAAAACAACAAAATACGTTTTGGCGGTACATACAAAGACAAAAGCCGTGATTTTACCTCAGCTCGCTTCTACTACAACCTCAATGCTATTGATCCCGTAATTACCAATATCTACGATACGGACAGTTACCTGAATCAGGAAAACCTATCCAATGGTAACATCTCTATCACTCGCGACTTTCAACCGAAGTATACCTATTATGCAGGTAGCGAAATAGGAGCTGCTTTTGTTGAAGCCGAATATCATCCTATGAGCTCATTACTTGTTAGTTTTGGACTACGTTACGAGCAATCTAAACAATGGGTACGCTATTGGGACGACGCTTCTTCTGAAAAACGTTCGGAATTAAACACCGGCGACTTATTTCCGGCATTAAACATGAAGTACAGCTTTGATGATGCCAACAGTCTTCGTTTTTCTGCCTCAAAAACAGTAACCCGCCCTTCATTCATCGAAATGGCTCCGTTCCTTTATAAAGAATCGTATGGTAGTGCCGAAATACGTGGTAATGCCGATTTGAAGAATGGCTATAACTATAACGTTGATCTTCGTTACGAATTCTTCCCGAAGAACGCCAATAACATGTTTTCCATCACCGCATACTACAAGTACCTGGATAGTCCTATCGAGCGGGTGCAAGAATCGTCCGGAGGATCGGCCGTACATTCTTTCCGCAATGCCGACAGTGGTATGGCAGCCGGTCTGGAAATAGAGATTCGTAAAGAGCTGTTTAAAGACTTTCGTATCGGCGTAAACGGATCATACATGTACACCGATGTGGAACTGCCCAAAGGCGAAGGTATTTATACCGACAGCCAACGCGCACTACAAGGAGCCTCTCCTTATCTGATCAATGCAGACATGAGTTATACGCCTTCATTTAGCGAGACTCGCCGCATGTCACTTGCACTGATGTACAATGTCCAGGGACCTCGTATCCACTCTGTGGGTATTTTCAATCTGGGCAACGTAGAGCAACAAGCGCTGCACACAATGGATTTCGTAAGTAACTACGAGTTCAACAATCACTTCAGCGCCAAAGTACAACTGAAAGATCTACTCAACAGTACTGTCCGTTTTAAACAAGACGTCCCTAATACAGGGGAAGTAATTGAGGTAGAATCTTTCAAACCGGGAATGAGCGCCGAAATAGGCGTTACATACAAATTCTAA
- a CDS encoding TolC family protein, whose product MDGVIDSLSLISSEAKIARLNFQNNILQFENYKKSLLPSFSLNANPVNFNRSLRLLQQPNDGNYSYVEDYSNNSSFGISARQKVGLTGGEFNISSNLNYLNEFSSKRNSFNTTPIAIGYSQQLWGGGRMYRLEKDVEYAKHQVAIKQYCSNMSQIQQKALSLFMTTLLSKLESELALQTKHSNDTLLCIAKVKLSNGNITEYDLKQIELQSLNTQYTYENSTKNYLEAKQKLFIFLGIDNDDAGIVVPYFNTPFVIDILTVRAYVEKNNPFFIQQEIQKLEAEKNIYFTRLNNRFNGNISLNYGINQYAETFADAYRQGNIRQSVTIGFQIPVFQWGINKNRIRIAENDYKASRLAADNKVLEFENEIMERVNSYNYSVKLWLTAEKAYKLSQNQYWMLVQKFAMGKVSVYELTSAQNDQNNAMQRFYTAIRDVYNSYFTLRNMALYDFKREKELEYVFTEKK is encoded by the coding sequence TTGGATGGAGTCATTGACTCTTTGTCTTTGATCTCTTCTGAGGCTAAAATAGCAAGACTCAATTTTCAAAACAATATACTTCAGTTCGAAAATTATAAAAAGAGTCTGCTCCCCTCTTTTTCCCTGAATGCTAATCCTGTAAACTTCAATCGTTCGTTGAGATTATTGCAGCAACCGAACGATGGTAATTATTCGTATGTGGAAGATTATTCAAATAATAGTAGTTTTGGTATTTCTGCGAGGCAGAAAGTAGGATTGACGGGAGGGGAGTTTAATATCAGTAGCAATCTGAACTATTTGAATGAATTTTCCAGCAAACGTAATAGCTTCAATACAACACCTATTGCTATTGGTTATTCACAACAACTTTGGGGTGGTGGCAGAATGTATCGTTTAGAAAAGGATGTTGAATATGCTAAACATCAAGTGGCTATCAAACAATACTGTTCAAATATGTCACAAATTCAGCAAAAAGCACTTAGCCTTTTTATGACTACATTATTGAGCAAATTGGAAAGTGAATTAGCGTTGCAAACCAAACATAGTAACGACACGCTGCTATGTATTGCGAAAGTAAAGCTGAGTAATGGCAATATAACCGAGTACGATTTAAAGCAAATAGAACTGCAATCGCTTAATACACAATATACTTATGAAAATTCGACAAAAAACTACCTCGAAGCAAAGCAAAAATTATTTATATTCTTAGGGATAGATAATGATGATGCCGGCATTGTTGTACCTTATTTTAACACTCCATTTGTTATTGATATTCTTACAGTGAGAGCCTATGTAGAAAAAAACAACCCATTCTTTATTCAACAGGAAATACAAAAATTAGAGGCAGAGAAAAATATTTATTTTACAAGATTGAATAATCGATTTAATGGTAATATCAGTTTGAATTACGGAATAAACCAATATGCAGAAACATTTGCAGATGCTTATCGGCAGGGTAATATAAGACAGTCGGTGACGATTGGTTTTCAGATACCCGTTTTTCAATGGGGTATTAACAAGAACAGGATTCGGATTGCCGAAAACGACTATAAAGCAAGTCGGCTAGCAGCAGATAATAAGGTACTCGAATTTGAGAACGAGATAATGGAAAGAGTGAACAGTTACAATTATTCCGTAAAGCTTTGGTTAACGGCGGAAAAAGCATATAAATTGTCACAGAACCAGTATTGGATGTTAGTGCAAAAATTCGCCATGGGCAAAGTGTCTGTTTATGAACTTACATCTGCTCAAAATGATCAGAATAATGCCATGCAAAGATTTTATACAGCAATTCGTGATGTATATAATAGTTACTTCACATTACGGAATATGGCGCTGTATGATTTTAAAAGAGAAAAAGAGTTGGAGTATGTTTTTACTGAAAAAAAATAG